The following coding sequences lie in one Oncorhynchus gorbuscha isolate QuinsamMale2020 ecotype Even-year linkage group LG10, OgorEven_v1.0, whole genome shotgun sequence genomic window:
- the LOC124046621 gene encoding ankyrin repeat domain-containing protein 9-like, which translates to MPYDLGVFDSRGDYKSEKQCQRTSFAFYQAVRDVLPVWVLEDMRTMEVFHWEEGRACSFTPPEAFLYALVHDHQQYAKFLLNRYSVGVLEMPSQSFCCCQASATPHLTVAVRYNRITILKMVMDSLKDFSDSERQSYLNTRGCFHMQGGKYALHLACELVRPECLILLLGHGACPYVTDRDGNSPLDCLLNQIRQGEPDMRSKHVCLGYLILFMPKFNFQMKGQLQKNPGLWQSLIGEQAFQWLLELSPPSLFVQAMHTMTQSKPVKQLDSLPDFLKPLDFRLHQYTR; encoded by the coding sequence ATGCCTTACGATCTAGGTGTGTTTGACAGCCGGGGCGATTATAAATCAGAGAAACAGTGCCAAAGAACCTCCTTTGCCTTCTACCAAGCAGTGCGGGACGTGTTACCAGTATGGGTGCTCGAGGACATGCGGACTATGGAAGTGTTTCATTGGGAAGAAGGGCGGGCATGCTCTTTTACTCCACCCGAGGCTTTTCTGTATGCACTTGTTCACGACCATCAACAATACGCCAAATTCCTCCTCAACAGATACTCTGTTGGTGTACTGGAGATGCCCAGTCAAAGCTTCTGCTGCTGCCAAGCATCAGCAACACCGCATCTCACAGTAGCTGTTCGCTATAATCGTATTACTATCCTGAAAATGGTCATGGACTCCCTAAAAGACTTCTCTGATAGTGAGCGCCAGAGCTACTTGAACACCCGTGGATGTTTTCACATGCAAGGAGGCAAATACGCATTGCATCTGGCGTGCGAACTGGTGCGCCCTGAGTGTTTGATTCTGTTACTAGGACACGGTGCATGTCCTTATGTCACAGACCGAGATGGGAACAGCCCCTTGGACTGTCTCCTAAATCAGATACGTCAGGGCGAGCCTGACATGCGTAGCAAGCACGTCTGCCTTGGTTACCTCATTCTCTTCATGCCAAAATTCAATTTTCAAATGAAGGGACAGTTGCAGAAGAATCCAGGGCTGTGGCAGAGTCTTATTGGAGAGCAGGCGTTCCAGTGGCTTTTAGaactatctcctccctctctctttgttcagGCTATGCATACGATGACCCAGTCTAAACCTGTTAAACAGTTGGACTCTCTGCCAGACTTTCTGAAACCACTGGACTTCAGGCTACACCAGTATACCAGATGA
- the LOC124046620 gene encoding REST corepressor 1-like isoform X1 yields the protein MPAMMEKSGSDMSGKRRGRNAVNNPNKSFSTNGNGNNSWEEGSSGCSSDDEHGIGGMRVGTQYQALVPDYDPEIAKVAEERDNLGMRVWIPSRNLAEAKLDEYIAITKEKHGYNMEQALGMLFWHKHNIEKSLADLPNFTPFPDEWSVEDKVLFEQGFSFHGKTFHRIQQMLPDKSIASLVRFYYSWKKTRSKTSVMDRHARKQKRGREERYENENEAEETNGNTPRDVVYEPNKDEKKELGAAPEKQEIKPVPVVQRPNTSMAEKLTQVKKEPQGPPGKNQHRAKKKPPKGMHLSQGDVAAMSTSPPAAVGVLRQIDMELVAIKRQIQSIKQNNSALKDKLDIGVDHFRVPEVTQKFNTRWTTEEQLLAVQAIRKYGRDFQAISDVIGNKSVVQVKNFFVNYRRRFNLDEVLQEWEAEHGMEGAAKGGEDEKMDISSTGATTPVVPEDQKEESSPVAAKQPLAS from the exons ATGCCTGCAATGATGGAAAAGAGTGGCTCAGACATGTCTGGGAAAAGAAGGGGTAGGAATGCAGTGAATAATCCAAACAAAAGTTTTTCTACAAATGGAAATGGCAACAATTCATGGGAAGAAGGAAGTTCGGGCTGTTCCAGTGATGATGAGCATG GTATTGGTGGTATGAGAGTTGGGACTCAGTATCAAGCTCTTGTGCCAGACTATGATCCAG AGATTGCCAAAGTGGCCGAGGAGAGGGACAACTTGGGCATGCGGGTGTGGATCCCCAGTCGGAACCTGGCCGAAGCTAAAT tggatGAATACATTGCAATTACCAAAGAGAAGCATGGGTACAACATGGAGCAGGCACTGGGGATGCTTTTCTGGCACAAGCACAACATTGAGAAGTCTCTGGCAGATTTGCCCAACTTCACACCTTTCCCAGATGAGTGGTCAGTGGAGGACAAGGTCCTGTTTGAACAGGGTTTTAGCTTCCACGGAAAAACTTTCCACCGTATACAGCAGATG TTGCCTGACAAGTCCATTGCCAGCTTAGTTAGATTTTACTACTCTTGGAAGAAGACACGGAGCAAAACCAGTGTCATGGATCGCCATGCACGCAAGCAGAAGAGGGGACGAGAAGAGAGGTATGAAAA TGAGAATGAGGCTGAGGAGACCAATGGTAACACTCCAAGGGATGTAGTGTACGAACCAAATAAGGACGAGAAGAAAGAG CTGGGTGCTGCACCTGAGAAACAGGAGATAAAACCAGTACCAGTGGTACAGAGG CCGAATACTAGTATGGCAGAGAAACTGACCCAAGTCAAGAAAGAACCCCAGGGTCCTCCAGGGAAGAACCAGCATCGTGCTAAAAAGAAGCCTCCTAAAGGAATGCACCTGAGCCAGGGAGACGTAGCTGCTATGTCCACCAGCCCCCCTGCTGCAGTCGGTGTGCTGAGGCAAATCGACATGGAGCTGGTTGCCATCAAACGGCAG ATCCAGAGCATCAAACAGAATAACAGTGCTCTGAAGGACAAGCTTGACATAGGAGTGGACCACTTCAGAGTACCTGAG GTGACCCAGAAGTTCAACACTCGCTGGACAACAGAGGAGCAACTGCTTGCTGTACAAG CCATAAGAAAATATGGGCGGGACTTCCAGGCTATCTCGGACGTGATTGGCAACAAGTCAGTGGTGCAGGTGAAGAACTTCTTTGTTAACTACCGCCGACGCTTCAACCTGGATGAGGTGCTGCAGGAATGGGAGGCTGAGCACGGGATGGAGGGAGCAGccaagggaggagaggatgagaaaaTGGACATATCTTCTACTGGAGCCACCACCCCTGTGGTGCCAGAGGATCAAAAAGAG GAATCATCGCCAGTGGCGGCAAAACAACCTCTGGCATCCTGA
- the LOC124046620 gene encoding REST corepressor 1-like isoform X2 has translation MPAMMEKSGSDMSGKRRGRNAVNNPNKSFSTNGNGNNSWEEGSSGCSSDDEHGIGGMRVGTQYQALVPDYDPEIAKVAEERDNLGMRVWIPSRNLAEAKLDEYIAITKEKHGYNMEQALGMLFWHKHNIEKSLADLPNFTPFPDEWSVEDKVLFEQGFSFHGKTFHRIQQMLPDKSIASLVRFYYSWKKTRSKTSVMDRHARKQKRGREESENEAEETNGNTPRDVVYEPNKDEKKELGAAPEKQEIKPVPVVQRPNTSMAEKLTQVKKEPQGPPGKNQHRAKKKPPKGMHLSQGDVAAMSTSPPAAVGVLRQIDMELVAIKRQIQSIKQNNSALKDKLDIGVDHFRVPEVTQKFNTRWTTEEQLLAVQAIRKYGRDFQAISDVIGNKSVVQVKNFFVNYRRRFNLDEVLQEWEAEHGMEGAAKGGEDEKMDISSTGATTPVVPEDQKEESSPVAAKQPLAS, from the exons ATGCCTGCAATGATGGAAAAGAGTGGCTCAGACATGTCTGGGAAAAGAAGGGGTAGGAATGCAGTGAATAATCCAAACAAAAGTTTTTCTACAAATGGAAATGGCAACAATTCATGGGAAGAAGGAAGTTCGGGCTGTTCCAGTGATGATGAGCATG GTATTGGTGGTATGAGAGTTGGGACTCAGTATCAAGCTCTTGTGCCAGACTATGATCCAG AGATTGCCAAAGTGGCCGAGGAGAGGGACAACTTGGGCATGCGGGTGTGGATCCCCAGTCGGAACCTGGCCGAAGCTAAAT tggatGAATACATTGCAATTACCAAAGAGAAGCATGGGTACAACATGGAGCAGGCACTGGGGATGCTTTTCTGGCACAAGCACAACATTGAGAAGTCTCTGGCAGATTTGCCCAACTTCACACCTTTCCCAGATGAGTGGTCAGTGGAGGACAAGGTCCTGTTTGAACAGGGTTTTAGCTTCCACGGAAAAACTTTCCACCGTATACAGCAGATG TTGCCTGACAAGTCCATTGCCAGCTTAGTTAGATTTTACTACTCTTGGAAGAAGACACGGAGCAAAACCAGTGTCATGGATCGCCATGCACGCAAGCAGAAGAGGGGACGAGAAGAGAG TGAGAATGAGGCTGAGGAGACCAATGGTAACACTCCAAGGGATGTAGTGTACGAACCAAATAAGGACGAGAAGAAAGAG CTGGGTGCTGCACCTGAGAAACAGGAGATAAAACCAGTACCAGTGGTACAGAGG CCGAATACTAGTATGGCAGAGAAACTGACCCAAGTCAAGAAAGAACCCCAGGGTCCTCCAGGGAAGAACCAGCATCGTGCTAAAAAGAAGCCTCCTAAAGGAATGCACCTGAGCCAGGGAGACGTAGCTGCTATGTCCACCAGCCCCCCTGCTGCAGTCGGTGTGCTGAGGCAAATCGACATGGAGCTGGTTGCCATCAAACGGCAG ATCCAGAGCATCAAACAGAATAACAGTGCTCTGAAGGACAAGCTTGACATAGGAGTGGACCACTTCAGAGTACCTGAG GTGACCCAGAAGTTCAACACTCGCTGGACAACAGAGGAGCAACTGCTTGCTGTACAAG CCATAAGAAAATATGGGCGGGACTTCCAGGCTATCTCGGACGTGATTGGCAACAAGTCAGTGGTGCAGGTGAAGAACTTCTTTGTTAACTACCGCCGACGCTTCAACCTGGATGAGGTGCTGCAGGAATGGGAGGCTGAGCACGGGATGGAGGGAGCAGccaagggaggagaggatgagaaaaTGGACATATCTTCTACTGGAGCCACCACCCCTGTGGTGCCAGAGGATCAAAAAGAG GAATCATCGCCAGTGGCGGCAAAACAACCTCTGGCATCCTGA